GCTCAAGCCCTGAAGCAAAGAGAAGCAGTATTACTGAGAATTCTGATAGGAATATGACGTAGTTGTTTATTGAGAATAAGTTAACGTGGAATAGGGTGTTAAGGACCCCACCCAGTGCATAGGGGCTTAGGGCAATGCCAGTCAGTAACTCAGCCACAATGCTTGGGTACTTGTACTTGGCTAGTATTAGGCTGAGGGATTCTGCAGTGGTCACTAGTATTGAGAATTCCAGTAGTGTTAAGTATATTGATCCAACAACCATTACGTAACCGGCTTATAATAAGTCTTTAAAGCGTAATCCCACTTAGCTCGTTGAGGAAAGCTTTAACCGTCCACAGCTTAACCCTAATCATGGCTACTGATGCGGCTGAATTATTTAAGGAGGCGTTAAGCCTATTCCCAGGCGGCGTTAATAGTCCGGTTAGGGCAATGAAGCATCTGCCGACTCCACTTATTGTTAAGAGGGCTGAGGGCGCATTCCTCTACACGATTGAGGATGCTAAGCTTATTGATTACTGCATGGGCTTTGGCCCCCTAATCCTAGGGCACAGGCACCCCACCGTCCTTGAGACTGTTAGGAGGGCCCTTGAGGATGGGTGGCTTTACGGTGCATTAACAAGTAATGAGGTTGAGTTAGCTAAGGAAATTAGCAGTAACATGAGGAGCGTTGAAATGATTAGGTTCGTTAACACTGGCACTGAAGCAGTGATGAATGCTGTCAGGTTGGCTAGGGGGTTTACTGGGAGAAAGTACATTGTTAAATTCGAGGGTAATTACCACGGCGCATTCGACTATGTCCTAGTTAAGGCGGGAAGCGGAGCGGCTACCTGGGGTGTTCCAACAAGCGCAGGTATCCTTGATGACGCCGTGAAGTACACCCTAGTAGTCCCCTATAATGATGTTGAAGCCTTGGAGAGGGTTTTCAGGGAGCATGGAAGCGAAATAGCGCTACTCCTAGTGGAGCCTATAGCAGGTAACTATGGTCTAATAATACCAGAACTGGGGTTCATTAAGGCAACGAGAGAATTAACTGAAAGGTATGGAGCGCTACTCCTCTTCGACGAGGTCATAACCGGGTTCAGGGTTGGATTAAGTGGGGCACAGGGCTTATTCAACATTAAGCCGGACTTAACCACGCTGGGTAAGATAATTGGGGGAGGGTTCCCAATAGGCGCCTTTGGGGGTAGGAGGGATGTAATGAGTATGGTTACTCCCCAGGGCCCAGTCTATAATGCAGGTACCTTTAATGCTCACCCAATATCAATAATAGCTGGGTTAACCACCATAAGGGTGATTAAGGGTGGTGGGGTTTACGAGGTTGCTAATGAGGCTGCTGAGAGGGTTTCCAAGGCAATACTTGACTCGGCCTCAAGAAGCGGCTTCAACGTGGTGGTTAAGAGGGTGGCTTCAATGTTCCAATTCTACTTTAAGAATGGTGACGTGAAGACCCCTGCGGATGTTAGGGCAAGTGATGAGAAGCTTTACCTAGCCTTCCACAGGGAGGCGTTAAGTAGGGGTGTTTACTTCACCCCAAGTCAATATGAGGTTAACTTCACCTCAGCGGCTCATAGTAGGGATGTGGTTGATGAAACCATTAGGGTTATTGAGGAGTCATTCAAGGCTCTTAAAACCCAAATCCAATAACCCAGAAACACTTATTAAGCTTACTCAACACATGCCCCGTGTCAACGGGTGAGGTTAAGGCAAGGTACTACACTTTAGCCTCAGTATCAACAATGCTTGCATGGGGCCTCGAGTACTATGACATAATAGTGTTCTCAACCCTCTCCCAAATACTTGAGGGTGTCTTTAGACTTAGCCTAGTCACTGTTTGGTTCGCCTTCGCCATAACATACTTCGCAAGGCCACTGGGCGCATTAATCTTCGGTTACCTTGGAGATAGGTTCGGTAGGAGGACTACCGCAGCCATTGATGCAGCGTTAATGGGTGCAGCCAGCTTAGCTATTGGTCTCCTACCCACCTACGCTCAAATAGGTATTGCAGCGCCCATTGCCCTATACGTAATTAGGTTAATCCAAGGTATTGGACTTGGCGGTGAAGCTGGTGGTGGAGCTACCTGGGCCCTTGAGCAGGTTAACCCCAGGTGGAAGCCAATACTCAATGGTGTAATGTACAGTGGCTTATCCTGGGCAGTCTTCCTAGCAGGGGCAATAAGCATCCTGGTTGAGGGAAGTATAGGTTACACTGCCTTTGTAGCTAGTGGGTGGAGGATACTATTCTACATAGGTGCCGTGCTAGCGCTAGTGGCGCTTGTAATTAGGGTATTTGGTATTGAATCCCCAGAGTGGCTTAAGGCTAGGGAATCAGGTTCATTGAGGAAGGTTCCCTTAGCCAATAGGAGGGTTTGGGGAGTAAACATGCTAATCCTAATACTGATAAACCTAGGCTTAACAATATACTACTACGGTGGCTTAGGCTACTGGCCGTACGTACTACCAAGACTCATTGCCCCCAGTCTAGGAGTAAGCGCTAAGGTCGCCGATACTTACGCGTATTGGCTAGTAGTCTACGGGGGTATTGGGGCAGTTATAGGTGAGGTTCTAAGCGGCTTAGTGGTGCTTAAAACGGGTGTTAGGGGGAGTTTCCTCTACCCAGCCATACTACTGGCCTTAACTGCGCCGCCAGCAGTCTACCTGGCCTTTGCCCTAAGCCCAAGCGCCTACTACGCCTCATTAATAACAGGCGTATTATTTGGCTTAGCCGCAGCCCCACAGACAATGTACTTCACGGCGCTCTTCCCAGTGGAGAGTAGGTGGTCCGCGGTTTCACTGGGTTGGAACATTAATGCTGCCATTGGGCCCTTTGGTTCATTAGCCTTAGCCCTACTGGTTAAGGCAACAGTGGGTTCACCCTACTCATACTTAACTGGTTCATTAATAATGATGCTTGGTGCACTCCTGGTAGTGGTTGGTTCATTAATTAAGCCAAGTAACATATACGCTAAACCTGGTGAATACTACATACACAAGTGATGAGTTAAAGTCCTTAATTTTTTATTGAGTTATTACTAAGTCATAATGCTGGTGGTTATGTTACCATGAGTTAAAACTTTAAAGTTAATTGGGGTTTAACTTAACGTGGATTCTTCCACTAAGGCTAAGGTTAGGGAAGAGTATGAGAAAGCTGTACTTGAAGTGTTAAGGGGGAGTGTTAAGGCGCCTTACGACGCCTACATTAGTGAATTCATAGATCAATTAATGGTCATGGTTGAGAAGCTTAATAATTCCGATGTTGAGACCAGGAATAAGTTCAGGTATGGTTTAAGTATTTTAACTAGCCCAAACAGTAAGCCAAACATAATTAGGGCTAAGATAAACGCCTACTACGCTTACCTAGTCTACAGGGGCTATACTTCAGCCTACAATATTCTAAAGAATAAGTTAGTGGCTGGTGGGGAGAGCCTATACACGTGGATTAGAATGTACAGGAGCCTCAACGTATGATTAAATCATAGCGCTAACATGAGGCATAATCCCCTTAATGGGCTTAACCCTAGACTGGAAGTAAGTATAGGTGAAGCTTAAGGAGCGTTAAATTAATGTCATTAAGCCTACTATTACCATTAATGTAGTGGTTAATTAATTCATTAAGCCCCCTCATCAATACACTAATGTAGGAGCCACTGTGTAGTTCACTGAAGTAGTGTAACGCAGTCTGAGTAATCATAAGATGCTTCACATCATTATTCAACACACCCTTAACTAAATGGTTAAGGGTCACTAGGTGGCTTAAAGATGGTTTATTAGCGGCAATCAACTCAATAGCAGTATTAACGCCACTTAGGCTCATTAACTGTTCAACCTCGCTTACTAACTCAGGTTTAATGATTCTCCTTAAGGAACCTAGCAATAATCTGCTTCCACCGTCTCTTAAATGGGACACTAATTCTAGGCATTCATCCTTATGTTCACTCAATTCTCCACATTCTCTGGTGGCCTCATGTTCATTAACCATACCGTAGGTTAATTCAAGGGCTGGTTTAAGGTAACTTGAAGCATGCTTAATCATCATGCTTCTGTACTCATCCTCAAAGTTAATCATCCTGTCTAGGCTTAAGGAGAGGATTGGGGCTGTTAAGGCCATTATCTCCAGGTCCTGGATACTACTCATTAACTCCCTAAACAGTTCCTCAGTTAAGCCTCCTCCAATAGCCAGTGCAGTTAAGTATTGTGAAGCCAGTGCTGAGGTTAATTCTGGGGTTAACTTATCAATATTATTCTTAGCCTTAACCCAGAGTTCACCTGAACCCTTAATTAACTCACCTAAGTCACCGTACCTTAGGAACCTGGACCTTGTGGATAAGGCCATTGATGCGAACTCATACTCCTTCTCAAGCCCCAGTTCCCTATATGCTGACTCAGCCTTGTTTAAGTAGGACTCCGCTTCATTGAACTTGGCCTTAGTGAACATTACCCTACCCCTCTCATAGTTTATGAAGGCTAAGCCCTCCTTAATGAAGTAGCTTAATGAGGCTTCAGGAGGACCCACGTACCAGCTCTCCAGGTACTGCCTAACATCATCATTCATTGTTAATTCACTGAAGGCTGACTCAGCCCTATTGAGGAGTCCCCAAGCCTCGTCGTAGTAGCCATGAATCTCGTAGGATTCTGAAATACTTTGGTAGGCCTCAGCCTTAGCTAAACTACAGGCGCTTGGCCTAGTTGAACATAGTTCCTCAATAAGCCTAATACCTCTATCCAGCATTTTAATCGCCTCTCCAGTGTCCTTATCCCTAGCTAGCATTGCTAAGATTTCAACAGTATTAATTGCAGCCACTGGGTCCTTAATCATTAACCCTACGTTACTCATTAAGTAATCCTCGAAGTCAATCACGTGGCTTTCAGCAAGCCTCCATAGGTAATTTGAAGCAGCCCTTAATGCAGCCTCATTATCCTTAATTACACTTAGCAGAGGCTTGAACTCCAGGTATATTGATCTTGCATACGCAGGCAACCTATGCACAACCTCATGAAGTATAGTGAAGGCTTCGGCTGCGCATTCCTTAGCCTCACCACTTACCGTAGCCGCCCAGGTTAAGCCAAGTAGGTTAAGTAGCATTTTATCGGTGACTTCACCAGTACCCTTAACATCACTTAAATTAGCTTTAATTAAATTACATAAGTTATAATTCCTAAGTAGGTTCCTTAACATGTTAATGAAGCCATCGTACTCAATGACCTTATTAACCGCCTCAGGTATGCGTGAACCAAGGAACATTAGTCTCCTTAGTAGGTTACAGTTGAACTCGCTGGAGTCTTGGTGAATACCAAGCCTAATTAAGGTTAATAGCCTAGTGGTCTCGGTTAGGCAATTACTGCTCATTGCTTTAACCAATCTGCCTGCCAAGTAACCTGCAGTTAACTTAAGGGTTTCATCCAGTGACCTAATGCCTTCACCCTGTTCTCTGCATTTAAGGCAGGCTAAGGCCTCCTCAATAGCCTCCCTACTACTCTTACTTAGGCCACTTAAGTTGAGGTTCATTAATCCTCTTATAGCCTCCTCAACAACATCCTCATGCCTAATTGATGCCCATTCAGCTAGGGATGCATCAAGCTCGGTTGAATCGCCCTCAATATAAGCTGGTATTTCCATAGCCCACCTAATCGGCATTTCACCCAAGTGAGCATGAATTATGAGTGGGTAAGTAAACCTCCTCTTAGTGTTCAAGTCCTGTTGATTCAATAAGCCTTCGTAAATGTAATACCTCATGAATGATGCAGCATCCCCAGCGCCCTTGCTTAGTAATTCCTCAACATCATTAACGCTGCAACCGTTTTCCCTAAGCGCCTTACCAACGTAGACGGCCATGAGGGTGTAGGAGTCGTAGTCAATAATACCCTTAACATGCTCATTACCCTTATTGAAACCATTCACTAAATTAACTAACTCACCCTCGCTTAAACTACAGCCGCTGTAATTGAGTATTATACCCTTCAATAGATCTGGGTCTCTTAGATCAATAGCTACCTCACTTAACTCACTACCTAATTCACTCAACTCATCCTTAGCAATATCCTTCAAGTCATTTGATAGGATAAGAACAATAGGTACCTTAAATCCCCTCCTCCCTGAAACCCTCCTTAGAATTGCCGTAAACTTAATGAACCTGGTTAAGTCATCAACAGTTACGACACTTTCCTCAGGTTTAGGTGATTGAATAGTGTAGAAGCCCATTTCCGATGGATCAAATAGAATAACCATCCTTGGGCCAATACCCTTACTAACGGCATCAATGCTTGGTTTAATTGGCACATAATTGAGTTGAATCACTGAATCGATTAGGTTCTTTTCAAGAGCCTTAGATAACGTATACTTAACTAGGGTTGATTTACCAATACCCTTACTACCGCTTATTAAAACCACCTTACCCTCCCTTAAGCCATCCATCACCCTACCACTGTATTCAATGAACCTGTCAGTCAACACTAAATGCCTTAATTCCCCATGAACATCAATAATCATTGAATCCAAGTTAACCCCCATATCCTCTGGTTTACTGTAAACCTCACCCTCAAGTCTACTAACCCTAATTAACTCCTCAATTCCCTTTAACCTACTCTCATGCTCCTTTAAGGTTGATTCAAGCCTATTAACAGTATCCCTTAACTCCTTAATTTCCCTATTAACCTCATCTTTAATTGCACTTAACCTACCTAGAATATTATCAAGCGCCTGCCTATTGCTAAGCATGTTGAAGAAGCTGTAGACATCCATGGAATTTAGGCCCATTGCTTGGCTAATCTCAAAGGACAATATGCGCCTAAGGTCTTCGTTAAGCTTACCCCAATCATCAGCAACCTGGATGAGTTCATCAATGTATGACCTTGATTCTGAATTAGCAATAATGGTGCTCACTATGGCGCTAGCTACGCCGCCAACCAGTGAACCCACACTGGGTATTATAATGTTCATTACGCCACTAATTCTGGATGCTAAGGCTGCTAATTTCTCGGCTAATTCTTCAAACTCCCTTGAACTTACTACCCAGGCGCCGCTGCTTATTAAGCCACCTAATGCACCAGCCCCAATACCCTCTACGATACTCCTCCTTAAGCCGAGTCTACTGGCTAATCTACCGTATGCTTCCAACTGCCTAATGAGTTCACTAGTATTAGAGATTCCTAGGATAAGTAAACTAGGTACGTGGTACTTGATTCCAAGCCAATTGAATCGAGTTAACTTAAGTAGGTCCTCAGGTGCACTACTTGAACTTACTCCTACTTTTCTTTCAATCTCTTTAACGAATTCAAGGGCCTCTTCATCACCCATCCAGTAATACGTAGTCTCCGCATCTTTACCATGCTTCCTATACGTCTCCACTAAGTGCCTAATTATTGGTTCAGGTACGTAACCAAGCCTATTAAATACATGCTCAACGATTACCCCAGCCTTATCCTCAATCCCAGCCTCCTTTAAGGCTCTGTGTGCATCACTAATGCTTAATGCATTGATACCAGTGCTTAATCTACTCAAGAATGACCTAAATAACCTGGTGAGATCCCTCGGCTGCTTCTCACGACTACTGACTACATCATCAATAGCTTGGGCACTTAACCCAGCAAGCTTAATTAGCGTTGACTTACCTGAACGAGGTGGGCCAATAACAATAATCCTTACGCCTCTTTTACTTAATTCCCTTAATTCACTAATCTTCCTAATTACGTATCCTGTACACGCAATTGACTGATCACTACAAGTAACCTCTTCACTACTGGCCAATTAAATCATCTGAAACTACTGTATTGTAGACAAGTTTTAAGTTTAACTACGCATTAATACATAGAATAAATTATTAAACACAATACTACAGTGATTCCATTATTCTATTCACTTAAAGCATCTTAATAAATGTGCTAACGAGTTTGCTTGCATCATTAATGCATTAATGAGGTATGCTTACTAATGAGCGATAATGCTTAATCATAAACTTTAACTACCCTGTACCAATTATCCCTCTCAGCTGGCTTAAACCCAGTGGACTTAATTAGGGAAGCTACGTAATCCCTTGTGAATGTTGGTTTACCCAACCCAGTAGCCGGTATAACCCTCTCCTCGTATAGTGTTCCACCGAAGTCGTTTGCACCAAATTTAAGCGCTAACTGGGCTGCATCAAGGCCATTGGTTAACCAGCTTGATTGAATGTTAGGTAACTCACCCTTAAACACTAGTCTAGCCACCGCCACTACCCTAAGTAATGTGGCTGAGGTTAATGGGTAGGGAACCTTATTCGTTAATTCACTATTACCTGGCTCAAAATTCCATGCAGTGAAGGATAAGAAACCGTGGGTCTTCCTCTGTAGGCTAATTATCCTATATAAGTGTTCAGCCCAGTCCGCCTTAGACTCAACATGCCCATACATCATTGTTGCATTACTCATTATACCTAACCCATGGGCAATCTCCATAATGTTTAACCAAGTGTCAGCGCTAATCTTATGTGGGGCAATAATCCTCCTAACCCTATCCACCAGTATCTCCCCACCACCCCCAGCTAGCGTATCCATTCCAGCAGCCTTAAGCCTCTCAAGAACCTCCCTGTAACTCATCCTGTGTTTCCTAGCCAGGTAATCAACCTCAATGGGGCTTAAACCATGGATAGCGACATGGGGGAGCCTAGCCTTTAAAGCCCTGAATAACTCCTCATAGTACTCAATGCCTAATTCAGGGTTAATACCACCCTGCACCAGCACTTGCCTAATGCCGAAGGCTGAATCAACCTCAGTTACAAGCTTAACGGCGTAATCCACACTCATAGTGTATGCCTCAGGGTGCTTAGGTGGCCTGTAGAAGGCGCAGAAACTGCAGGCTATTGTGCAGACATTGGTGTAATTCAGTATTAGGTTTGGTATGAAGGTCACCACACCATTAAACAACCTCCTGGTTAATTCCCCTGCAGCCATGCCCAGGTCCCATAGGTTCAATTCAAGGAGCTCCTCAATATCAGGGGGCTTCAACTCCTCACCGCTAAGGGCCTTCTCCAATGCCTGACTCATTGGTTATTAAGTTAAATTTGGTTCTTTAACTTTAACTCAAGGGTTCACTAACCTGGATTTATTGGGTTAAGTTTTTTAAATTAGTCCAATAGTAGTCAATAATGTGCACCATTAATGATGTTAGGAACGCGGTTGCCAATGGGGTTAGTAAAACAGATGCCTTAAGCCTATTCACTCAATGCGACTTCCGGGTATTGGCTAAGGTGGCTGATGAATTAACGGTGAAGGTGACGGGGGATACAGTGACCTTTGTTAATAATGTTGTTATTAATTACACTAACGTTTGTGTGGCGCAATGCCCAATATGCGCCTTCTACAGGCCTAAGGGCCACCCTGAAGCCTACTTGAGGAGTCCCCAGGAGGTTGTTAAGGGTGTTCTTGAGGCTAAGGCTAATTATGGTGTTAGTGAACTGCACATTAACGGTGGCTTTCACCCTGACTTAACCATTGAGTACTTTGAGGAGTTATTCAGTAGCGTTAAGAAGGCTGCCCCTGAAGTCACAATTAAGGGGCCGACTGCGGCTGAAGTGGACTTCTACGCTAAGATTTGGCGCATGAGTACTAGGGAGGTTCTTGAACGCTTTAAGACTGCCGGATTAGATGCATTATCCGGGGGTGGGGCTGAAATCCTTAGTGAGGATGTTAGGAGGATTATAACCCCATACAAGTTTAACGCTGAGGCTTGGTTGCGGATTTCCCATGAGGCCCATGAATTAGGCTTGAGGAGTAACGCAACAATGATGTATGGGCACGTGGAGGAGCCACACCACATAATAGACCACCTCTTCTCAATAAGGAGGCTGCAGGAGGAGACTAATGGAATACTACTCTTCATTCCTATTAAGTTCGTTCCATGGAACACTAAACTGTATAGGGATGGGTTAGTTAAGGGTCCTGCACCCGTTGAATTGGATGTTAAGGTTACTGCAATGTCAAGGATAGTGCTTGGTGGAACTATTAAGAGGATTGGGGCCTACTGGACCTCAGTGGGTAAGAGGCTGGCTTCAACGCTCCTACTGGCTGGGGCTAATGACTTAGTTGGAACCATGATTAATGAACAGGTGCTTAGGCAGGCTGGCTCAAGTGAACCCTTAAGGCCAACTACGGTGGCTGAGTTAGCTCACATTGTTAGGGAGGTTGGTAGGAGACCAATGGTTAGGGATACGTTTCACACGAGGTTAATTGAGGTGAATTAATGAGGGTTGCTAGGCTTAAGTACGCCCATAGTGATCCATTATTCAAATACTCCGGTTTAAACCCAGTACCCACTAGTAATAATGAGTCAATTAAACTCATACTTGAGGAGGAGGTTGACGTAGCCTTCGTACCATTAACATACGCTGCCCACCACTGTGATGTAATCAACATGGTCCCGTACTTCGCGGTATACAGTAAGGGGCCTGTACTTTCAGCGAGACTCTTCAGGGGTTCCGGTAGGGGTTACGCAGCCATAGAGGACACTAGCGTTAATGCTGGTGCATTATCAGCACTAATGGGGGTGAGCTTCGAGAGGGTTTCAGACCCCTATGATGCTTTAAGGAGGTATGAGGGCGTGTTGGTTATTGGAGATGAAGCCCTAAGGATGACTGCATTGGGCTTACCCTACATTGTTGATGTTGGGGAACTTTGGGAGGAGAGGATTGGTAAACCCCTCGTCTATGCTGTTATGGTTGCGAGGATTGGTGCGGATAATGGTGAGTTAATGAGGGTGATTAACGGTATTAGGAGGTCACTTAACTCATTCATGGTTAACCCTGAACCACTAATTAGGGAGGTAGCTGGTAGGCTTAACGTACCTGAGTGGGTGGTTAGGGATTACTTAATGAAGAGCATTAGGTATGAGGTTAATGATGAGGTTATTGATGGAATTAACACCGAGCTTGAAATACTTAAGTTACCTAAATGTATACGCGTACTACCCCGTCAGTGTTAGTTCAAGTCCTCCACTTAATCCTCGGCTTAAGAACATTGGCCTTAGCCTCAATTCTACTCCTATACTTAGCTAAGTCCCTTAATATACCTTTAGCCTCATCCCTCATATTCCTCCTTAAACCATACATGCCTAACCTAGGCAACACCCTCCTCTCAGGCTCATAATTTAAGTCATCCTCAGGCTCCACCCTAGGGTTAGGTAAATGAACCACCTGGGGCTCGTAACCTAACACTTCCCTACTTGCCTCCTTAACCAACTCAGCAATACTATTGAGCGTAAGTATCTCCCTATAGTGGTAAACCGTCCTGTATTCACTGTCGCTTGGGGGATTCTCGAGGAGGAGCGTTAGGGCTTCAATAGTATCCTCAAGTGACGTGAAGCCCTTCTTCTGAAGCCCACTACCGTAAACCGTTAACTCATGCCCCACAACCGCCTCTGCGCAAAACCTATTGAACACAGTACCCCACACGTCATCAAAATCAAACCTCGTGAATAATTCATCGGAAACAATGTCACTAGTCCTCGTACCATAAACGGGCCCCTGGTGGAAGTCAGTTACTGTTATGCCCCATAGTTTATTAGCGTAAACAAGCATGAAGGAGTCGAATACCTTACTCCAGTGGTACCATGAACCAGCCCACCTAGGTACAAGTATCCTATCCTTAACGCCATTTATTACTGCCTCAATGAAGGCGTCCTCAGGTAGTTTAAAGGCTGGGTAACCGAATTCACCTAGTGTACCCATTTTAAGTAAGTGAATCTTCCTGTTAATGTCCCTTATTGAGTAAACCACGTTGAGGGTGGACTTAAGGTTATTCACCATTGTGTAGGAGGCGTGGTTAACATCAATCATGGAGTATGGGGCTGAACGCTGCTCAGCGAAGTGAACAATGGCATCAGGCCTGTGCGCGTCAATAATGTGCCTTACGGAGTCGTAGTCAGTGACGTCTGCCTCATGGAAAATTAACCTTGATCCATAAACCTCCTCAACAGCCTTAACCCTATCCTCCATGCTTAATATTGGTAATGCAGACCATGAACCAACCTCCTCAACAGCCCTCCTAGTGTAGAAGTTATCAACACCAATAACTTCATGACCCCTCCTCGCAAGCCTAAGCGCAAGCGCCCAACCCAAGTAACCATCTATACCAAGTATGAGAACCTTCACAAGCAGCTCATGTACCCCAACTATTTATATTTGACTCACATTAAGTCAATACCCAAGCCTCACCGCATGTATTTAAACCTAGAATTGAAAGAATTTGCAGGTTAATCTACGGTAATTTAGCCTTAAGGCAATAACCCTAATCCCTATTACCCATCTTAGCCCTCAGCGACTTTCCCTATTACGCTAACCTATATACCCTACTCTTCTTATCGTAAATCAACACTATTGGCGCATTAAGGCTGGGTATTACTATGACTTCATTAATCCCCTTAACCGTCTGCGTATTATTGGCTTCATAACCAGTCAACCCCACTATGGCATTGATACTGCTTGCATTATCCTTAAACCTTAATAGTGTGCCTATTGCTTTCACGCTTCCCCTTATGCTCATTTCACTCACCTCGAGTACACTTCCGGGGTTAGGCTTTATATAGGTTTTGGTGTAAACAGTCGAATACTCAATAGACACTATTGCATAATAAATAAATTATATATTAAATGCACGGTTAATAATGCGCCTCAACACGATGAAGCAACGCCTATGCGCATGGATTCAAGCATTATTCAGCTAACTGAGCTAAACCCATTAATATTAAGTACACGGCCACATAGGTCGGTTCACTAGCCTCCTCACCCGGTTCCTTAATGTGCATTGATTCACCAAGCACCCTACTTACCTGTAGTCTCCTCGTTAACCTAATCCTCGGGTTACCCTTCCTGAAGGCTATTGCCTTATCCACTATCGACTCAATGCCCTTCTCAAGGTCACTTAGGTTTAATTCCCCAGCCACTAGGCCGGTTTTACCATGGAGGCTATTAGGCATCCTCATTAACCTATTGGTGTCTATTGTGACGACTTCATCAATGTGAATAGTTAAGCCACTTCTAATCTCCTCACCCTTATCCCTAATTAAACCAACGGTAACCTTACCCAGTTTAGAAGCCTCGGCGAAAACCCTCCCAACGCTACCATACACCTTATTCAGTAGGTTAACGTTAAATGGCCCCAACTCAATAACAGTTGCCCTACCCTCCCTGTTAATTAGTATTTGCCTAGTTAAGTCAACTTTACTTGTTAAGTAATCCACAATCATCCTCCTCTCATCCTGAGTTAGGTTAATTACATCCTCAGGGCCCTCCACGTGAACGTGGAAACCCCTATGCCCTGAAAAGGCTACTCTAAGGTACTTCTCCTCAATGCCAAACTCATACCTCAACACGTCAATGAGCTTAATAACCTCACTTAACGCATCATTAAGGCACTCAACAGTAACCAACTCAACCCCCCTACAGTTATCGGTGGGTAGGTGGTCGCCATCAATGTCGAAGACTAGGTCAGCCCCAAGCCACCCCTTCGCATCCATTTCACTTGCCGAGGGGTTGCTGAAGTAGGCGCTTGATAAGTAGAGGTTTCTTGGAATCCTCTCATTAATGAAATTCCTTAACTCTGTCCAATTCCTGAAACCCAAGTGCCTAATCATTGATTGCCCAGTGAAGGGCTGGTAGGCTAGCTCCCTAGCCTCAATCCTTGGTACGCCAGGGGGTTTGAAGTAATTCCTGTAGTAGTTTTTGAATAAAACCTCAACATACTTAAGGGATTCATCCATTACTCTATCCTTGGAGCCACGAAGTACGCTAATGTGCCACCACCCGATATTTCGAAGGTTAATGCGAGAGGCTTCTGGGTGGCGAACTCCACTGTAACTATGTCGCTTATTTGAAACGCCCTATTAACAATGTCTGATAAGTAATCTACACTGTAGGTTGCTGTAGCGGTCTCCTTATTATCATACTCAAACAACACTTCCC
This region of Caldivirga sp. genomic DNA includes:
- the hemL gene encoding glutamate-1-semialdehyde 2,1-aminomutase produces the protein MATDAAELFKEALSLFPGGVNSPVRAMKHLPTPLIVKRAEGAFLYTIEDAKLIDYCMGFGPLILGHRHPTVLETVRRALEDGWLYGALTSNEVELAKEISSNMRSVEMIRFVNTGTEAVMNAVRLARGFTGRKYIVKFEGNYHGAFDYVLVKAGSGAATWGVPTSAGILDDAVKYTLVVPYNDVEALERVFREHGSEIALLLVEPIAGNYGLIIPELGFIKATRELTERYGALLLFDEVITGFRVGLSGAQGLFNIKPDLTTLGKIIGGGFPIGAFGGRRDVMSMVTPQGPVYNAGTFNAHPISIIAGLTTIRVIKGGGVYEVANEAAERVSKAILDSASRSGFNVVVKRVASMFQFYFKNGDVKTPADVRASDEKLYLAFHREALSRGVYFTPSQYEVNFTSAAHSRDVVDETIRVIEESFKALKTQIQ
- a CDS encoding MFS transporter, with translation MSTGEVKARYYTLASVSTMLAWGLEYYDIIVFSTLSQILEGVFRLSLVTVWFAFAITYFARPLGALIFGYLGDRFGRRTTAAIDAALMGAASLAIGLLPTYAQIGIAAPIALYVIRLIQGIGLGGEAGGGATWALEQVNPRWKPILNGVMYSGLSWAVFLAGAISILVEGSIGYTAFVASGWRILFYIGAVLALVALVIRVFGIESPEWLKARESGSLRKVPLANRRVWGVNMLILILINLGLTIYYYGGLGYWPYVLPRLIAPSLGVSAKVADTYAYWLVVYGGIGAVIGEVLSGLVVLKTGVRGSFLYPAILLALTAPPAVYLAFALSPSAYYASLITGVLFGLAAAPQTMYFTALFPVESRWSAVSLGWNINAAIGPFGSLALALLVKATVGSPYSYLTGSLIMMLGALLVVVGSLIKPSNIYAKPGEYYIHK
- the mqnC gene encoding cyclic dehypoxanthinyl futalosine synthase: MSQALEKALSGEELKPPDIEELLELNLWDLGMAAGELTRRLFNGVVTFIPNLILNYTNVCTIACSFCAFYRPPKHPEAYTMSVDYAVKLVTEVDSAFGIRQVLVQGGINPELGIEYYEELFRALKARLPHVAIHGLSPIEVDYLARKHRMSYREVLERLKAAGMDTLAGGGGEILVDRVRRIIAPHKISADTWLNIMEIAHGLGIMSNATMMYGHVESKADWAEHLYRIISLQRKTHGFLSFTAWNFEPGNSELTNKVPYPLTSATLLRVVAVARLVFKGELPNIQSSWLTNGLDAAQLALKFGANDFGGTLYEERVIPATGLGKPTFTRDYVASLIKSTGFKPAERDNWYRVVKVYD
- a CDS encoding CofH family radical SAM protein, which codes for MCTINDVRNAVANGVSKTDALSLFTQCDFRVLAKVADELTVKVTGDTVTFVNNVVINYTNVCVAQCPICAFYRPKGHPEAYLRSPQEVVKGVLEAKANYGVSELHINGGFHPDLTIEYFEELFSSVKKAAPEVTIKGPTAAEVDFYAKIWRMSTREVLERFKTAGLDALSGGGAEILSEDVRRIITPYKFNAEAWLRISHEAHELGLRSNATMMYGHVEEPHHIIDHLFSIRRLQEETNGILLFIPIKFVPWNTKLYRDGLVKGPAPVELDVKVTAMSRIVLGGTIKRIGAYWTSVGKRLASTLLLAGANDLVGTMINEQVLRQAGSSEPLRPTTVAELAHIVREVGRRPMVRDTFHTRLIEVN
- a CDS encoding MqnA/MqnD/SBP family protein, with protein sequence MRVARLKYAHSDPLFKYSGLNPVPTSNNESIKLILEEEVDVAFVPLTYAAHHCDVINMVPYFAVYSKGPVLSARLFRGSGRGYAAIEDTSVNAGALSALMGVSFERVSDPYDALRRYEGVLVIGDEALRMTALGLPYIVDVGELWEERIGKPLVYAVMVARIGADNGELMRVINGIRRSLNSFMVNPEPLIREVAGRLNVPEWVVRDYLMKSIRYEVNDEVIDGINTELEILKLPKCIRVLPRQC